Proteins encoded within one genomic window of Oryza brachyantha chromosome 7, ObraRS2, whole genome shotgun sequence:
- the LOC102705090 gene encoding uncharacterized protein LOC102705090, which produces MGNLVGKAASGVAGIVFEPFRSLVDCGGVCSGGSWDVSCFMEHLCVVSLFKLFIFLVLSFVMLYVMCKVGLKCVVKRACRAGMSACSCSCHALRFLCHKLRTLKRVRGGRRGRRYDVEEGAWGGSGSGWISSSEECSSEGGGDDWRHGRGRAREGWSPARGRRQSRMRESLGPRKPSFKNKTTRRSYP; this is translated from the exons ATGGGTAATCTCGTCGGCAAGGCCGCGAgcggcgtcgccggcatcGTCTTCGAGCCGTTCCGGTCGCTCGTCGACTGCGG TGGCGTTTGCTCGGGGGGATCATGGGACGTCTCCTGCTTCATGGAGCACCTGTGCGTCGTCAGTTTGTTCAAACTGTTCATATTTCTTGTACTCTCGTTCGTCA TGCTGTACGTGATGTGCAAAGTGGGGCTCAAGTGCGTGGTGAAGAGAGCCTGCAGGGCGGGCATGTCGGCCTGCTCGTGCTCCTGCCACGCGCTGCGCTTCCTCTGCCACAAGCTGCGGACCCTCAAGCGTgtgcgcggcggccgccgcgggcgccggTACGACGTGGAGGAAGGAGCATGGGGCGGGTCGGGCTCCGGCTGGATCAGCTCAAGCGAGGAATGCTCAtcggaaggcggcggcgacgattgGCGCCATGGCAGAGGCAGGGCAAGAGAAGGGTGGTCACCCGCGAGGGGGAGAAGGCAAAGCAGGATGCGGGAGTCTCTGGGCCCGAGGAAACCGAGCTTCAAGAACAAGACCACCAGGAGGAGCTATCCATGA
- the LOC102699601 gene encoding uncharacterized protein LOC102699601, with product MKGYTRCVKHGEEESGSGAVPERSGADNHEEGDEDEDEHDMFITSPLGGEMVDVESNLLQDMLRDVEYPAYNKRDSMKLNKLVSDSATPLYAGCKPKHTKLSATLELMKLKASSGWTNKTLIELLGIMKTMIPEENTLPETTYEAKQVLCPLGLEVRRIRACPNDCVLHYKQYADLDACTVCKASRYKRKKGLKQPGNDINVFLEPVVDDLEILWKEGVETWDADSQENFNLRVLLFSTINDYPALSNLSGQTMKGKKACSDCLEHTRSRWLKKSRKMVYMGHRRWLPLSHAFRRKKKIFNGKRELQSAPRDLFGEGVHNMVKDITNEFGKKRKRDQTKDKGMWKKKSIFWRLTYWKDLEKIIDPENLDGLQSEIVNTLCHMEMYLPLSFFDIMIHLPVHLVKQTKLCGPVFLREMWSFERYIGVLKSYVRNRAKLEGSIIEGYKTEEAIKFCVDYMSEDDPIGVPASRHEGRLLGVGIIGRKRIVPDQDSYAQAHFAVLQHMAEVTPYFEEHLEKVQLENMGRSDTWINREHSTRFIEWFKNRIARLTDGPSELLQRLARGPCWDVDTWQGYDINGYTFYTTTQDEKSTVQNSSIRIDAYQDQSGSNICYGRIQQIWELNYVNFKVSLFRCTWVNIRTGVKVDKEGFTLIDLAKIGYVDEPFVLAKQVQQIFYVQDPANKRRIVGVDNVVDEEEYNKSLHVRPQINIEDNPEDDVAYACSDHSEGISL from the exons ATGAAGggatacacacgttgtgtgaAGCATGGAGAGGAAGAATCAGGAAGTGGTGCAGTTCCTGAAAGAAGTGGTGCAGACAATCATGAAGAaggagatgaagatgaagatgagcaTGATATGTTTATAACGTCTCCATTGGGTGGTGAAATGGTTGATGTGGAATCGAATCTGTTGCAAGACATGTTACGTGACGTTGAGTACCCGGCATACAACAAGAGAGATTCTATGAAGTTGAACAAGTTGGTCAGTGACTCGGCGACACCTCTGTACGCCGGATGCAAACCAAAACATACCAAATTGTCAGCTACCTTAGAGCTAATGAAGCTAAAAGCTAGTAGTGGATGGACCAACAAGACTCTTATAGAACTACTGGGAATAATGAAGACGATGATTCCCGAAGAGAACACATTGCCCGAGACGACATATGAAGCAAAGCAGGTTCTATGTCCCTTGGGGTTAGAGGTTCGTAGAATTCGTGCTTGTCCAAATGACTGCGTATTGCACTACAAGCAATACGCGGACTTAGATGCTTGTACTGTCTGCAAGGCATCTCGGtacaagagaaagaaag GTCTAAAGCAACCCGGCAATGATATCAACGTGTTCTTGGAGCCTGTTGTCGATGATCTTGAGATTCTTTGGAAAGAAGGCGTGGAAACATGGGATGCAGATAGTCAGGAAAACTTCAATCTAAGAGTTCTTTTGTTCAGCACCATTAATGACTACCCCGCACTCAGTAATCTTTCCGGACAAACTATGAAAGGAAAGAAGGCTTGCTCGGATTGCTTGGAACATACACGGAGCCGATGGCTGAAGAAATCACGAAAGATGGTCTACATGGGTCATCGGAGGTGGCTCCCTCTAAGTCACGCAtttagaagaaagaagaaaattttcaacggGAAGAGGGAACTTCAATCTGCTCCAAGGGATTTGTTCGGAGAAGGGGTCCACAACATGGTGAAGGACATAACTAATGAgtttggaaagaaaagaaagcgtGATCAGACAAAGGACAAGGGTATGtggaagaaaaaatcaatattttggcGGCTAACATACTGGAAAGACCTTGAG AAGATTATAGATCCTGAAAACCTAGATGGGTTGCAGTCTGAAATTGTCAATACCCTTTGTCACATGGAGATGTACCTTCCACTCTCTTTCTTTGATATCATGATCCATCTGCCTGTTCATCTGGTGAAGCAAACAAAACTATGTGGCCCTGTATTTCTAAGAGAAATGTGGTCGTTCGAGAGGTACATAGGGGTTCTGAAGTCATATGTCAGAAACAGAGCAAAACTAGAGGGAAGCATCATTGAAGGTTACAAGACCGAGGAGGCTATCAAGTTTTGTGTTGATTACATGTCTGAGGATGATCCTATCGGAGTTCCAGCGTCTCGTCATGAGGGACGGTTGTTAGGTGTTGGCATAATAGGCAGGAAAAGGATTGTCCCCGATCAAGATTCCTATGCGCAAGCTCATTTCGCTGTACTTCAACACATGGCTGAAGTGACCCCATACTTTGAGGAGCATCTAGAGAAGGTCCAACTAGAGAATATGGGTCGGTCAGACACGTGGATCAACAGAGAGCATAGTACTCGCTTCATTGAATGGTTCAAGAATCGTATCGCACGGTTGACCGATGGCCCAAGTGAGCTATTGCAAAGGTTGGCAAGGGGCCCATGTTGGGATGTTGATACATGGCAAGGCTACGATATCAATGGTTACACATTCTACACCACTACACAAGATGAGAAAAGCACTGTGCAAAACAGCAGCATCCGTATAGATGCATATCAGGATCAATCTGGATCAAACATATGCTATGGCCGCATTCAGCAAATTTGGGAACTTAACTACGTAAACTTCAAAGTATCTTTGTTTCGTTGTACCTGGGTCAATATACGCACAGGTGTGAAAGTTGACAAGGAAGGATTCACGTTGATCGATCTGGCCAAAATTGGATACGTCGACGAACCATTCGTGTTAGCCAAGCAAGTCCAACAGATTTTCTACGTACAAGACCCTGCAAACAAGCGAAGAATTGTTGGGGTTGACAACGTCGTGGATGAGGAAGAATACAACAAGAGCCTTCATGTCAGACCTCAAATCAACATCGAAGACAATCCTGAAGACGATGTGGCGTACGCTTGTTCGGACCATTCAGAAGGCATATCTTTGTAA